The Candidatus Zixiibacteriota bacterium genomic interval GCGATATATTGCTTAGTTGAGAGGAAACACCTGTATCTATATTCAAAACGCTGACATTGATTTCATCATTATTGGGAATAGACTTGAAATATATTAACTTGGGTTCGGCGGGCGAGGTTATTATCTTATGAATTGAATCATTGCTTGAGTGAAACACATAATTCTCCAAACTAACCGGGTCTGCTTTATACAATGCTGACCCGATGCTTCCCGATGAGATATAGATAAAAGCGCTTTTATCATACAGCCAGTAGGGATAGCAGTCATTGGCGATATTATTGCTGATATTAATCGATTCGGGAGTATAGTCATAGATATTGACTAAAAATATCTCCGTATCCGATGCCAATGAATCTGCATAGGCGGTATAGGCAATCATACCGGTATTATAACCCGGACCGTTATTAAGGGGCGTATCTTTTACGCAGGAAATGATGAAGAATAAAAAGAGCAGGCTTAGCAATATGAAATGTTTTTGGGTTATGATATTTTCGCTATAGTATCCGAGTTTTATTGCCATCAGTTTATTGCCTTGATATTTTTCCAATCCATTTCCAAAACCATCTGCTGGCAGTATAATAAATGTTTTATATAATAGTAATTCTTTTGTTGCTGTTTTTGTTGAAATTACTTTAAAAATGTGCTGCCTGTGTATCCGGTCTGTTTTGCTGCCTGTGTGCCGGAACGTATATTTTTGACAAATCAATGAACCCCTCTTGTTGCCAAGCGCTGCTTGATAACAAGAGGGCGTATGCAATACGCTCCTACGCAGGTACCTCACCTAACAGATGAGTTTATCTTTTAAACCCTAATATGTTGATTTATAAGCTAACTGAATTCAAGATATAATAATCTACACATCAAATGGTGTCTTTATCAAGCCTCTCCCTTACTCCACAATCTCCTTAACAATACTAATGCAAGCATCAAATTTGCCAAAGGATGGCATCAGGTATAAACCGGCTACCGAGCCTTTTATCTTATCGATTATATCCATCGCAATTGCGGCGCCCTCAACAGCCGATTTATCGCCGGCTTTTTTCATCCGCTGCCGGATATCCGCAGGCACTATAATACCCGGCACCTCGTTATGCATGAACTCGGCATGCTTGTAGCTTACCAGCGGCAGAATACCCAGTATAATCGGCAAGGGATTTTTGGACATGCTGTCTAAGAAACCGTTAATCGTATCAAGGTCGTACATAGGCTGTGTGAAAATATACTGACCGCCGGCATCAATTTTACACCGGAGACGATCCATCTCCAATTGGTAGTCAGGCGCAGTCGGGTTGGCGGCTACTCCTATCGAGAAGCGTGTCGGCTTGCCGATTGAATTGCCTGAAAAATCATAGCCGGAATTCAGCTTGCTGATAATACTTACCAAACCGATTGAATCGACATCATACACGGCGGTGGCATTCGGGAAATCGCCAAGCGATGGCGGGTCGCCGGTCAGAGCTAAAATATCTCGTATGCCGACCGCATGCGCGCCGAGCAGGTCTGATTGAAGCCCCATCAGGTTACGGTCGCGGGTTGTGTTGTGAAGGATAATATCGATATCGACATTAGCCTTGATAAGGTAAGCTAAAGCCAAGCAGGACATCCGCACCCGCGCCATAGGCGAATCGGCAATATTTACCGCATCAGCGCCAGCCTCTTTAAGCTCACCGGCTACCCGGATAAGCTTTTTAGGATTGGTTCCCTTGGGCGGGTCAAGTTCGACCGAGATTACAAATTTGCGGGAAAGCTTTTCCAAAAAAGGCGAAACCGCTTTGGTTTCCGCCGTTTTTTCTGCGGTTGGTTTTGCTTTTACAGTTATAGCCGTCTTTTGCTCTTTACGGATAGGATGAATATCTTTCAAAGCCCGGGCAACCGCGGCTATGTGTTCAGGTGTAGTACCGCAGCATCCGCCAATTATCGCAGCGCCGGCTTCGACAAACTTTTTGGCATACTCGGCAAAATAATCAGGAGATGAAAAATAAACGAAACGTCCGGCATAAAGACGAGGTAAACCGGCATTGGGCTGAGCTGAAATATAATTCGTGCCTAATTCGCTTAATACCTCAATAACCTCAAGCATTTTCTGAGGCCCGACCGAACAGTTGGCGCCGATTACATCAACCCCCAGCGGGGCAAGATGAGCAATCACATCCTCAGGCGAATTGCCCAGCAGGGTTTTCCCCTCGGCAGTATATGTCATCTGGGCGATAATCGGCAAATCGGTGATTTTTTTCAGCGCCTTTACCGCCAGCTCCATTTCGATTAAATTGGACATGGTTTCGATAATAAAAAGATCGACTCCGCCCTCAAGTAAAGACTCGATTTGCTCGGTAAAAACATCAAAAGCTATTTCATGGCTGATTTTACCGTATGG includes:
- a CDS encoding bifunctional homocysteine S-methyltransferase/methylenetetrahydrofolate reductase, whose translation is MTETFHERLEAGIIICDGGMGTYLNQKGVSYDRSFDELNLSKPDLIGQIHQEYINAGAEIIETNTFGANMVRLSSYGLETKVREINIKGVKIAREARDITGQDVLAAGSIGPLGKHLQPYGKISHEIAFDVFTEQIESLLEGGVDLFIIETMSNLIEMELAVKALKKITDLPIIAQMTYTAEGKTLLGNSPEDVIAHLAPLGVDVIGANCSVGPQKMLEVIEVLSELGTNYISAQPNAGLPRLYAGRFVYFSSPDYFAEYAKKFVEAGAAIIGGCCGTTPEHIAAVARALKDIHPIRKEQKTAITVKAKPTAEKTAETKAVSPFLEKLSRKFVISVELDPPKGTNPKKLIRVAGELKEAGADAVNIADSPMARVRMSCLALAYLIKANVDIDIILHNTTRDRNLMGLQSDLLGAHAVGIRDILALTGDPPSLGDFPNATAVYDVDSIGLVSIISKLNSGYDFSGNSIGKPTRFSIGVAANPTAPDYQLEMDRLRCKIDAGGQYIFTQPMYDLDTINGFLDSMSKNPLPIILGILPLVSYKHAEFMHNEVPGIIVPADIRQRMKKAGDKSAVEGAAIAMDIIDKIKGSVAGLYLMPSFGKFDACISIVKEIVE